The Sphaerisporangium siamense genome includes the window GGAGCAGGCGCCCATCGTCCCCGAGTACTACCAGACCTACTTCGGCCTGTACGGCTCGGGCCTCGGCGGGGTGGAGTTCAGCCTCGTCCAGGGCGAGCAGTCCCCGCTGAACGTCTACGTCAAGTAGTCCTGAGCCGCCGCCCGGCAACGGCCGGGCGGCGGCGCCCGTCCCCCGCACGTCCCGCAGAAGAAGCCCGAGGCCATGTTCCGGTTCTTCGTACGCCGCCTCATCGGCGCCGTCGTGATCCTGCTGATCATCAGTGTGGTCACGTTCTTCCTCTTCTACGCCGTCCCCCGTGATCCCGCGCGGGCGTTCTGCGGGAAGATCTGCTCGCCGGAGAACCTGGCACTGATCCGGCACAACCTCGGCATGGACCAGCCGCTGTTCGTCCAGTACTGGCACTGGCTGGCCGGCATCTTCACCGGCCGCGACCTGGTGCAGTTCGGCGTGTGCGCCGCCCCCTGCCTCGGCTACTCGTTCGCCACCCAGGAGCCCGTCTTCGGCGCGATCCTCGACCGTTTCCCGGTGACGCTGTCGGTGACACTCGGCGCGGCGGTCGTGATCCTGTCCTTCGGCGTCGTCACCGGCATGATCGCCGCCTGGCAGCAGGGCAAGCCGCTCGACAAGATCGCCAGCACGTCCTCGGTGATCGGCGCGTCCCTGCAGATCTACTTCGTCGGGCCGCTGCTGGTGTTCTTCATCGTCGACAGCCTGGGGCTGCTGCCCCGCCCGTCCTACATCCCCTTCACCGAGGACCCGCTGGGGTGGTTCGTCCACCTGCTGATCCCGTGGGTGGTGCTGTCGATCATCTTCACCGCCAACTACACGCGCATGACCCGCTCGACCATGGTCGAGCAGCTCGCCGAGGACTACGTCCGCACGGCGCGGGCCAAGGGCATGTCCGGCCGGGCGGTGTTCCTCAGGTTCGCCTGGCGCGGCGCGATGATCCCCATCGTGACCATCTTCGGCGTGGACCTCGCCACCCTCCTCGGCGGCGCGATCATCACCGAGCAGACGTTCACCCTGCACGGCATCGGCGAGCTGGCCGTGCGCGCCGTGCAGAACACCGACCTGCCCATGCTGCTCGGCGTCACCCTCGTCGGCGCCTTCGCGATCGTCATCCTGAACATCGTGGTGGACGTCCTGTACGCCGTCATCGACCCCCGCGTGCGGCTCGGATGACCGGCGCGCGCCCCGAGAACGCGAAGGAGCGGCCCGTGACCACCGTGACCTGGGAGCGCGAGCCCGCGGCCGCCGGCGGCCGTGCGCCGTTCCTGTCGGTGCGCGACCTGACGGTCGAGTTCTCCACCGAGGACGGCGTCGTCCACGCCGTGGACCACCTGTCGTTCGACCTGGCCAAGGGCACCACGCTCGGCATCGTCGGCGAGTCCGGGTCGGGCAAGTCGGTGTCCAACCTGGCCATC containing:
- a CDS encoding ABC transporter permease, with protein sequence MFRFFVRRLIGAVVILLIISVVTFFLFYAVPRDPARAFCGKICSPENLALIRHNLGMDQPLFVQYWHWLAGIFTGRDLVQFGVCAAPCLGYSFATQEPVFGAILDRFPVTLSVTLGAAVVILSFGVVTGMIAAWQQGKPLDKIASTSSVIGASLQIYFVGPLLVFFIVDSLGLLPRPSYIPFTEDPLGWFVHLLIPWVVLSIIFTANYTRMTRSTMVEQLAEDYVRTARAKGMSGRAVFLRFAWRGAMIPIVTIFGVDLATLLGGAIITEQTFTLHGIGELAVRAVQNTDLPMLLGVTLVGAFAIVILNIVVDVLYAVIDPRVRLG